ACTAAGATCCTCGCATTTGGCGCAAAGTTGCCAACAGCGGTCACCAAGCTTTTCACAATACCAGCGTTCATCTTGAACAGATCATCCCTGGTCAAACCAGGCTTCCTGGGCACACCAGCGGGAATGAGAACTACCTGTGCATTCGTCAAGGAGCTTTCAATACTGTCTTTGTCATATCCGACACAATTTGAGTTGGTGTTGATGTGAGACAAGTCCTTACCGATGCCTTCCGCAGCTCTTATGTCATACAGAGCCAGTTCGGAAACGTAGGGGCTCAACTTCAGTAGCAAAGATAGCGGTTGTCCCACGCCACCAGAAGCGCCAAGAATTGCGACTTTGACCATGATTTATGTTAATTTTCTTAGTTTCCTGCACAGAAGTTATCCTTCACTTAAACAAATGAACCTTGATTTGGAGGGCTACATTTGAATTTAAGGCCGCCgattcttcctttttcttctaagTCTTTTATAGGCCGGCGAAACGTTTGGTGGGAAAGGCAGTAAACTccaatattgaaaaaggaaaagggaACCAACAGTGATTAACTCTGACATGAGAGGGACAAGAATGCCACCGAGCGCCGACCATTATGATATGCACTGCACGTCTTACTTGTCATCAACGATCAAGCCTGGTCATATGCTGAAGTATCGTAAACCTTTCGGCCGGTCCTGTACTGACGCCGGTTATGTACACTATAGAAAAGGGTAGTGAAACAGCCACTTAAAAGTAAGTTCACAAAAAATTGCGTCTGAGAGTGGCATAATTTCCTCTTATACTTGTAAGATGAGATGCATGCATCTATTTTTTTAGGTGGGGTACATTATGTTTTGTTCTGTTATCAATAATTTTCTtaagaaacaaaacaaagaacTGTTTATAGTAAATAAAATTGTtaacaataaaaacagCAGCTGGAAAAAAGATAGACTTTACTTATTATTTAATTCATTCATAAGTTCTCCTAAAGTCTTTTGTTTAGTTTTCGAAGATTTTTCGTTTTGAGCGCTAAATCGATCTTGTAGAACTTTTCCACAGTTATAATGCGTGATGATGTTTCTGCCCTCCCTAGTAAACCAAGAGATGGAATCTGttccaaaatttgaaattattttCTTACAAATGGGGCATTTGTGGCTGTCCGACAGAACTCCATATGATGATAAACGATCATTGAGCTTGTAAGAAGTGGTAACAAGTTCTACCTGGAGTAGGCCCTTTTCTAACCCTGTTTCGtccttttttgaagaatgtttCTTCAATAGTTGCGATACTACCCTACCAATATCATACAAGGAAAGATCCAGGGGTAAGTTTTTGTATATTTCAACCGAATTCAATTTTGAGCCATGATCTTGCAAAAATCCCAAGATCAGCTTGGAATTTCCATTCGAATCATATATAGAAACTAGTTTATCGTATAGGTACAACAGAATGTCCTCACCTTTTGTCGAGTCTTCTTGATATACGTCATCGCAGTAATTTGTTGCGGCTTTGTAATCATCTATTTCGTCAAGCAGTATATGTATGGCTTCCTTATGATTTTCTAGTCTTGATAGAGGAAAgatcttcaaatattttacGAAGTTTAGCTCATTTGTGGGTGATCGATCCGATTCATTCTCAATAGTTTCATTCAGTAATTTCAATATTGTTCTGGGCTCATAGACAGACGTTGTCTCTAAAAGTGACTTTAGTTTAATTCTCGTGGAGGGGATACCCAAGTTCTCAAGATACAATTTGATTAGGATAGTATGCAAATTATTCCCTTCTAATCTGAAGGTGCTGATTGCAAACTCTAAATATTGGGTTGCAAGCGACTTTTCGTGCTTTTTGATGTACTCATATACTTTTAAATGGTCCCTACCATTGCATGCTTGAGaatcataaaaatatatcgatgaaagaatttcttgaatcGAGCCGCTGTGTCTTTCTATAAGCCAATCGGTGTAAGTAAATAAGACATCTAATTGTGGATTcgataatttttttagatAATAAATGACCAAAATCTTGATACCAtgctcaattttttgacGTTGTTTTTGGTCCGTATCATCGGACTCCAATTCATCAGTCAATCCGGTAAGGAATCTCAAGGCCTCCTCATGATTACCTCGCTTATAATAAAAATCGATTAGATCTTTGAACATATGGCGTATTTTCAACTCGGTTACTATGACGCGTGAATCGCAGTGATTTTCTACACGGATGAATGGACCCACCATTGGAGGATTATAGTAAAGATAGCACTTGAATAAAACCGTGTCTATTAAAGTTAACATTGTTTTAAGACCTACATCATCGTGGTTAttgatgaggaaaaaatcaaaactttgCTCGATTTTGCGATCGCGATAACGCCAAGTTATACGGCTCTCATCGCCTTGATTTAGGCTAAGCAAGTTCTGTAAATGTCGCCTAGTATCGGTGAGGTAAGGCAGACACCACCTGTTCAATAAATGTGGTGGGATGTCATACGTCTCTTTGATCTCCTCGGTTTCCTTTAACAAACAATGATGTTCTTGGCCGGTAATTTCTGATACCAAACTTGAAATGGCTGAGGGAAACACTTTTAATATTACTAATTGAGGTGGGGCccaaaatttgataaacaGGTCGAAAATATCTTTAGTGATTAGTTCTTCACATTTAGAACGAAGCACTTTTGAGTTGTTGCTACTTTCCAGTTGAACCATATAACCttgaaatttatcaaaaattcttaaaCACCACATCACCGTCAAATCCCTTAGTTTCATAGCACATATATCCAAGGATCCTTCAGGGTCCTCTGAAACGCATAATTCTTTAGAGTGAGGGGAatcgatgaaaaatttataaaaaaGTACTTTTCTCCATAGTTGATTAAAGTCGGGATCATTAATGTCACCGCAAATGGACTCTTCATCGTTATCATCAGAGTCATCATCTACATGATAAGAGAATAACTGTATTTCGTCATTCAGAGTCCATACCAAAAAATAAGTTCCGGAAAGACTCTTGACCCATTTGATACCTTCTggtattttttgttgtagAAAAGTGAATCCATTTGCATAATCTACGAACTTGATGGTATCCGAATTATAGAGCATTAGCAAGTGGGACgacaaatattttatatgATCGAATTCGGAATTTGACTCGGAAAATGCGGTATGATCAGTAGCGATTAAAAATGGCTCTTCTTTGTTATGCATTGACTCTAGTCTGAAGAGCTTCTTGGTGGTACCATCAATTATCATGGGAGTAGTGTCTTCGCCttccaattcaaaaatatatcGTATCTTGTTGCCACGTTCATTCCCTATGCTTCTATACCATAGGCTCGACACACTTGACTTTCTCGACATTCTATCCATGGAAGAAAGGGATTGAATATCGTAACGATTATGCTTTTTGGGGCTTTTTTCGATGATTTTCTCTGCTTGATCCCTAAGTGCTGTTAACGCCGATATCATATCCTTTGGATATTTGTTTCTTACcgttttttcaattctgaTTAGGGAGGGCTTGTTATATGGCCAATGATAGATGCCCAAATCTGTTGCTAGGACAATTCCTGTTTCTCCAGGATATATGGACCGAATAGTTTCTTTCCTATAAGATAATGATGCTTCcatcatatttttatacGTTCTCCCCTCCCATACTAATACTCTCATCTTGGTAGTGTTGATGGTTGAATAAATTAAataagtatttttttcctctttgtttttgtgTGACCTTTCAAATAGCCAGCAATGCTTTATGCCTCTTCTGTCTATTATTCGATCATATTCGTGTAAATTTGTAGTACTGAGTAGAATTAAGATTTCTTTACACTGTGCAAAGATAGTAGAGAGTTCGTTTGCAAAGTAGAAATTTTCGATGAATGGGGACGAAGGATCATTTTTGGCATTTTGTAAAAGGTCTGGATACACCTGAAACAGTTTATGCGTATTGCCATCCCGAGAGTAAACTTCAACAtcaccatttttcttggctaAAACTAATTTCTGTGACTGTTCGGTGGGTAGAATAGCAGTAATATCAGAAGATTTCAGCGAATGTAGCTTTTGAGCTCTCAACATTTAATGCTTAGTATAAATCAATCTTTTGAAGGGTTTCGCTGATCTATATAAAATTGGTCCGATTGAAGGGGATAACTGAACAGTCATAAACTTAACTGCGAGAATCAGTATTGAATAACAAAAAGTGTCGCAATTAGAGCTTATGCCGGGTCGCAATTCACCTTTTCTTTCGGGCGTTTTGGGTTTCTTGTCATTAAATGTCGTTTACTACCAGCTCGGGATTAACGTTACCTGAGGGACCCGAAAATGGCTTACAATATACAACATAATATAACAAAGcgactgaaaaaaaaaataagcaaCTAAAAAAGCAAGCCTACATGCGGAAAGGGACGTAACTTGGCCAGAGCGCCAATCCAAATTATTCACTTGTGAAGCTACTTATAAATATATTTGTTCTTATGTAGTAGTGTGTTTGTATGTGTGTGTGTACCTTGCATATATTATGCAGCAgtaaacagaaaaaattatagaaCAAAATACACCAAAAATAATCGAAGAATCAAGGCGAAGGAACTGGCTGAGAGAGCCGGGAAGACTATCAAAAGTATAACTTTATCTTCAAGTCcacttcaaattttttatgtaCCCGTTTGGTTCATGACGCTTATCACTACCTAATCTCTGCCTAATAGCAATGCTGTAGATACCGTAACTCAATCCATCATGTAAAACCGTTTCTTCCGACCCCCATTCTCGTGATACTATATCAAATCTTTTCACACTAGGATACTTTTGAAGAGTGGGTAATAATAACAGCTTTACCTCTACATCGAAAGGCGTGCCCTTCAGCAGAGGAAGATCACCCGTAACATCATCATGATTTGCCATATTTACAGGCGTTCTTTTAAGTTTGGGGAATGGGCCGCCAGGATGTGCAACAGGATTGAATCCGCAATGTCTCAGAGCTAGGATTGGGTCTGAATCATCCGAATAGATATCACACCCCCATATCTCATTATTTCTCGTTCTAGGAGATTCTAAATTATCAAAGCTGGCTTGAATATCCTCATATGTTATTTTCAGTGTTATTATATTGTTGGTAGTCTGAACACCGATGGCTGGAAGGAACGGTGGTGGCATACTGCTGTCATAGAGGTCATATGGGAATTTGCGCCTCTCAGAGTAACTTGTGCAATCTTCGCGAAAAGATCCTTCCTTGAAACGGTTATAGTAGAGCATACCcaaatttcttggtttgTTTGGATAGTGTTTCTCCGTGAAAGCAAGAACCGCATGAGAATTCACATCGGGCATGtcaaaagcagaactcttgCCCTTCTGTGAATCTTCGTGCAGTCCtaggaaaaaatgattgtTGCTTTCTTGCCTACCTTCCTCTTGCTTATTCTTTGCCCTGGCAGAATTTAGCAATGTTTCCTGTAATCTGTATATTTGCGATTGAGTCTCTCTGTATGCTCTATTAGGGTCTTGTTCGCTCACCGACATtgtatctttttcttcccttcAAGAATAAAGTCCGAGtaactctttttttattctgcGTACCTGAATTCTGTCACTATATCAGACACTGTCATGAGATGATCTGTATAGTACTAACTGCTGCAGCGTTACACCTGCCCTTTAGCTCACACTCAAAACACGATGCCATTCTGCTTTCCCGAACTCTTTCCCCTTTTGggcccttttttttcaatatcctTCAGACCATTTCAGTTCATTACATCCGTGAACCTTGATATTCCCCCCATACATCCTGGATATGGACTGAAAAATAACATCAATAATCCCGTCTTTCAGTAAAAGCGTCTTGGCGggcatttttgaaaggttCTAGTTGCGGCTTACCAGCAAGAAAGACCTAGAGAGAATTTTCCTCGTAATAGGCCTTTCCCGTCTAGTAGGGAGGAAAGGAAATCTCCGTTCAGAATTTCCGGATGTCAGCCCAGCATTGCTAATTTTGGTGAGCGTCTAGGCGGGCCCATTTACTCTTGCTGTCTCCTGTCACGAAATCTCACAGCGTAAAGGTagtattgaaattttaatAAAGCATTTAACAATAATTCAGTTCATAGCTAAAaccaaaattaaaaaataaacagaaCTCaatcaaaggaaaaatggCCGGTTTGAAAGACGTTGTCACTCGTGAATACACCATTAACTTGCACAAAAGAGTATGTGaaacaataaaattttAATGTTCAAAGATCTATCATCCAATGGTTAACTTCAAGGAGATCTCTGATGCCAAGACATTCCAACATGAAGAATATGGAGGGCATGCACATAGTGGCAAGGGCcattgataatgatatatttcttcaattcagAGATGAAAACTATAATTGTTACCTGCAACTATATGGAAGGCTGTGTGTTGCCCGATCCTAGCCCGAAGGATTAGGACAGtgatgttctttttctaatAGTGGAAAAGAGGAGAGTTTGAATAACCTGTACAGTGTATCCTAAATAagatgaaatcaaagagtGAGGGAGTCTCCAGCATCAGAAACCATTTACTATGATAGTACCAGTACGAAATTGAATAAATGTTACtaacaagaaattttcacttttttattttaatAGTTGCACGGTGTCTCCTTTAAGAAGAGAGCTCCAAGAGCCGTCAAGGAAATTAAGAAGTTCGCCAAGTTACACATGGGTACTGATGATGTCCGTCTAGCTCCAGAATTGAATCAAGCTATCTGGAAGAGAGGTGTCAAGGGTGTTGAATACAGATTAAGATTGAGAATCTCcagaaagagaaatgaagaagaagatgccAAGAACCCATTATTTTCTTACGTCGAACCTGTCTTAGTTGCCTCTGCCAAGGGTCTACAAACCGTTGTTGTCGAAGAAGATGCTTAaatcaaataaataatatcaaaaataatactCATTTTATATTAATATAAATTAAACATTTTCGATTTGTATAAATATCAATTTTTAAAACGAATCTCCGTTTTTTCGAGACATGTAAGTACCCTCATTGGGGTTGGTTAGATGGTTTCAAGATTTATACTTTTTGCTTGCATCTCGAAAGTATCCAAAGAGTCAAAGACCGAGAGCAAGAAGTAGTGAATGCAATACGAAAAATGGATAAATCAGTGTAACTATGACTATAAGGTTGTGTTGGCCACTCATCACATTAAAAGACTCCCAATATTCTCCAACATATCAATGAAGTATACCTCGCGTCCAACTACAATCCATCAGAACGATGAGACCATAAAGACACAAAGTAAATGAGAAGTTTTAcaatattaaaaaatacTGTAAAAGGATGGTCTTAAAAAGTAGTTTTGAAGTACTTCTGTTCTTAATAGACCAACGGAATAATttaaatcttcatcatttaaGAAAgctcatttttcttttgcattCACTAAAACATAGGATATCAAGAGGCTAAAGAAATGACAAAGACTATTGGTACAGTGAACTCACTAAACCATTAATCATATCACTCGTATTTAGCTGCCTTCCTGTCTTAACCATTCCCCAAAAAATCACTGTCTTATAATTCTTACCATTTCAAATGTGAAGTAAGGAAGATAAGTAAGCTATaagtacatatatatatatatatatgctcTGGAGTTAAAAAGTATCTGGGTTTGATTTAAGATGTATGTATTGCCATGAAAAGCGCtcagaaattttcttggtttgCAGCCGGCCTCTCACCCGGCTGTCCAAAGtatcttcaaatctttagGGCTTATGGGTCTCGCTAGCACAGTAGATACAATTTACTCTCTTGGACGCTTTAACATTAATGGCTATTTTTACATCAAGGCAGCTACGTAAGGATGATACACCAAACCGATAAAAAGTGATTATAGAACTGGAAGACATACATACtttatgtatatgtatatggAAGATATAACACAAACAGTGGTGAATATGGTAATAATGGTAGAATAATAATTAGTATTACAAGTGCACTGTTAATAAATCATTGGAACTGAACGCTTTGTTGCATGTAGGGCACTTCCTCATTCTTGCTGCCAGCCGTTCTTTGCAGCAATTTTCACAAAAGACGTGACCACAAGTCTTGATGGCCatattcttccaatttttggaaCATAGGGAACAGTAAACTAGGGTACGGAAGTTCGCTAGTTCCTCCACGAGGGCCTCGTTGTTGGAAAccttgtttttcttgtaacCATTGAATAATGTATCATGGAGTTTTTCGCATTTAGTTTCTAAATGCGATGCCTTCAGCTTGAAGTGCTTCAATTCGATTTCTGTATCGTTTAATTTTGTTTCTAAATGCGTCATATTTGCAATACTCTTGTtgctttcttcttgtagTTTCCCTAACGACCTTTTCAGTTTTGTTGATGTATTGTTTAAGTCAATGATTTTTAATGTCTCTGCTTTGCTGGAATCGATCAATCTcctttcattattttgagAAAGTTCCAATTGCTTATGTAAGTTTCCAATCTTTTGCTGTAACAATCTATCCGAATCCTTTAATTGTAGAATCAATTCATTCGATTTACTTAAGCTTTTAGAGAgatttttaatttcaatCAAAATTGAATCTTTAGACCTCATCGCggcaaaatatttttgatcagCTTTCGTCTTTTCTACAGTAAGCTTGGATATGACGGATTCATGATTAATAATTTCGGAATATTTTCTATGAGTTAAATCAGATAATTCTCTGAAGCCCTTTTCTAAATCTTGTATTTCCTTTATCAACGCGTCTTGAGTTTGTAAAGAATCTGTATTGATTgatctttcttcaattttggtCCATTGCCCTTTCAAGATGTCAATTGCATGCTGTAAGTCCCCCAATAATTCAGTCTTGGATTTCTCAGCCTCCAAAATGGCAATTTTGCTCAACAAATCATCACGAGCAGTTCTTATTCTTACGACATCTTTCTCCAATGAACTGTTCATTTCAACCAGAGAATCAAAATTCTTCTGAAACTCATCTCGAACTTTATTTGTGTACAcctccttttctttggccaaaacttggaattttgataaaaaggAACTGTTGACTTCCGATAGTTCGTCATTTTGTTCTGCTAAATGCTGAATTTTTGCCAAAAGGGATTCGTGATCGTATGACTCAAAATCAGGATCTTGTTTTACTGCAGCAGTTTGTAGCCTTCTCAAATCAGAATTCTCGGAACGTGTTTTAATAAGCTCttcctcattttcctttttaatATTCTCAAGGTCTCTAATAGTGGATTTTAAAGAATTTACCTCTGCTCGCAAATCAGAGAATTTTAGGTCCAGCTCTAATTTTTCACGTTCGGCatcctcttttctttcatcctCTTGGTGCGCGATCCCATCACTCTTATCGGAGTTTCCAGATTTATCATCGCTATCAGTGGCGGAAGAGTCTTTATTTTCGGTCTTTGTATTGCTTTCATTAGGCTCATTCTTATTCTCTCGTGTTTCCTTTGCATCTTCTGACttatcttctttgaaaacaCGCCTTATTGTGAAGGATTCATCTCTATCGTACTTACGTATTAAGTTTGTATAATATTCCTTCAGAGCAGAAATCTCCTCCGTCAACTGAGAATTTTCGTAAAATAGCTCTTCCTTAGTTTTCCgcaagtttttcaactccGTTGTTAATTCTTGAATATGATCTGACGTATTATTGTTAGCATTACCATCCGTGGCATTTGGTTTCCCATACTTAGTCAATAATTTCATGAAAGAGTCACTGCGTTGAACTATCAGCGTCTCATCACCTTGAGAAATTTCCTTAcacagttttttttcattagcaTCCATGCAAAACGTTTCGATAAACCTTGCCAAAGTTACTATGAGGGCCATAATATTTGCCAGCTTACGAGAAATATCAATGCATTCCCTCCTGGAAAGCTCATATTGCCTCCGTAATGCCTCAAAATCAACCCTTCGACGGTTTATACACCTAAACAAagcttctttttgaaatgcTATTACATCAGATTGAGTAAGCGGTTCGCTAGGATCACTTAATTCTAACTTAATCTTTTTAGTAGCAGGTTCGGCCGTCATATCTGATTATTATCAGCTAGCACAATTAGCATAAAAGCACTGAAACCCTCTCTCTATAATCACCTGTCGAAATGTTTGGGGCCGTTGTTCTAACAGTTTAATGTTCAAGTGACATGCATCCAACTTTTTCTAATTTATcgttcttttttgtttttagaGTTCGTTGAATATGACTTTTATCACGTGACCACATGTTTTTGTCACTTTTAAATGAGAATAATGATGGCTAATTCAAGAGTACAATCACTGGACAACTCATTTCATATTTAGAATTTGCTTTAGGGCTTATAATAGAATTGTTCTTCCGTGTAAGACCACTAAAACCCAAGGATCTTTGAAGAGCACATCAGCCATCGTCTGATATATTTTTCGCTGTATATATAGAGGCATTCCTGAACTTCCATTGTGCTTCGTATGCTAGATAAGCATTGTTGTAGCACTAAAGATCAAATCGCTTAATAAGTATGGATCCTGCCGTACATACCCAACCATATGAATGTGAACTAGAAACTGTGCATCAAGATAAATTCCTGATCGAAAAGTATGAAACTCAATTATTTCAATCGTTGAACAAGTTTATTAGTTTTATAGACAATGCTGATCAATTAGCTAGTACTAAGGAACAAAATACTAAATTTTGTAAATCCTCTTCCAACTTTCTCCGTTTAAAGCTATTAACAGTTTTACGACAATGGTGTGGTTGCCCTCAGAATAATTATACGCTAAGTAATAGAGATATTTTGATTCAATGGTGGGTGACATTATTGAACTTTTTAAGTTCTGATACTTCACTTCAAATGGATGCTGCCTTTCAGTCGAGCCTAAGTATAGAGCTCACTTCTGTGTGCCTCGAATGCGTCAGTAGAATTATGACCATACTAATAATACTGCCAATCCATCCATGGAGAGACATGGAAATTTATTCGCATCATCTTTTATTAACCATTCATTGCATAACAAATAAACTGGTTTTAATTTCGAAGAACACTAAACAACTAAACCGTACTGAGACTGATGATAAGTCCTCTATAAACGACAAAAAGCTTCAATATCTTAACAAATACTCTTCTTTACTACGATCATTCATCGGAAAACTAAACGCatatgcatttttttatttgccAGAAGAATTACATTTTGATACGATTCTGCTGTTGACCGTTTCTCCccaaatttcttcaagtatTCAAACATGTCTGTTTTcatggaaaagaagacaCTATAAATTCACTGACGACCAGGAGCAAATGATCCGTCCTGATGTATTTGAAGACAAGGAtaccaaattttttagGATTATTGTGTCCTATATTAAGAATGACATGATACTTATGTCATTCTATTGGCACTATTGGTATATTATACTACAGTTCATGAAGCTCTCCGATTTAAATTTAGCGATTGAAAAATCGACGTTACCATACATACCTGGGTcagaaattcttttgaCACATGTAACAAGCAGATTTTTAAATTCAGATTTGAACAAATACACGCGTGTCATAAAGCAAACTCCGAATCCGAGAATTGCAAATGATAACGTAACAGAATCTCACCCAAATTTCAGGGCGCTGAATGGTAATAACGCTTTTATCACCTCTGAAAGGATTAATGATTACgtattttccaattttaaAACAATTAAGTTATGGGAATGCCTAAGAAGTCTTTCGGGTTGCATTGTTAAAGAGGGCCATCCAGAATACCTGGAAAATATGTTATCCTTACATGAGTCCTCATTGGTAGACTACGTCTCAACTATTTCAGCGTACGACTATGTTGCAGCAAACGTCATTTACAATaagatttttcagtttattattttccaatttgaAAGTCTACCCTTCTTGAAATTCATCCGATGGAAGTCGTGGTATAATGGGCTCTCAAGTTTGttgaaaaccaaaaatgtTAACTCTCAaaccatttctttgttatgttttttcaatgtttgGACACACGTGCCTCTTGAAGAGCGCGATGAAATAGTCAAGACACTGCTAAATGATTTTTGGACATCCTTAACTTTTGATAATGAATTTCCCTTGATCAGAATATTATTTATGAAGCTGCtggttttcaaaattattccAAGTAGTCAGGATTCTACTTTGTTACGATCACTGCCATACGGCAGGATCAAGGAATTATATGAGGAACTATTagtaaacaaagaaatccTGGTTGAAATGCAGGAACACTGTTTAACTGATATGACGGTACACAGAAAAAATGCCCTAGTTTTCAATGGTAATTCTCATTTAATGATGATTCCTAGAAAACCAAACATAGAGGATCAGTTAGTctataaaataaactatgataaaaaatcaaaaacagaaaagtTTCCATCTGTTAGTTCAGTGGCGAATACAAGGCCGAAtgtcattttgaaaaacggCAAATACGTTTATGACGTTTTGGATGAAATGGCAAGTAAAGCTGCCTTTTTACTTGCAGAAAAGAGAACTCGACttaattcaaaaaaaaaccataaaACTGTGGATGGCAGTGAAGAAGATCaggacgatgaagatgctGAAATTAATGGtacatataaaaaaaagtcgAAGGAAGGCATTACTTCTTTGTCGGCGACGTTCAATTCTtggatttcaaaattctctACGACTTCTGAGGAAtcacaaaagaagaaggaataTGAAAATATATTAGACAGTGATTTGGCGTATGAGGAAGATGTGGTCGATATCTCGAAGGACACACCGAAGAGGTTGTCCAGTAATATTGAAAAGCTTTTCAAGCATGGTAATAATTCAGGATCAATAGTGTCATCTAATTCAAGTATTAAACTCTACAAGAAGAGGGAGAATATATTAGTGGGTCCGCCAGAGCTAAAATACTCTAATGAAATTAAGGAGTCCAATAGTATAACGacaatattcaaattgGTATTCATTCAAACAAATAGAAAGgtgattgaaaaaatagatTTGGCTAACATGAAGTGGGGAACTATACATGGAGGCAGTAAATACATGAAGCCATTGCCTGTCCCAAAAGATTTGACCATTTCCAATGTTGGTAgcgatgaaaatgaggcaagaaattttgttGCAGTAGATGACAAGGATTTGAATATTGATCTGCCAGTACCTGATTTTAGCATATTTGGCAAGCGTAAGGAAGATGAGTACGAATTTCCAACAATGGGTGATCCACGTTTAGAAGACTTGGAGGATATTGGCGAGAAAGAGATGATTATTTGGAAACGGAATCAagagatgaaattgaagacgAGGATGCAAAAAATCTGTGTTGTCATTGAAACGTTTAATGCTACAGTGAGAGAATATTTCGAGTTTTCTAATCGATTAGATCATGACAGTATATTTATAGATTTCGAAGTTAGAAAGTCTAGTAGTAATTCCATCAATATCAAAGTCTAGGTTACAGAATGAAGTTACATACGCACACgtattatattattactattttctattttgctttatctattttttttgatatttataTTTAGTTTGGAGATTTGTCTCACAGACGGCTTCCCCCCGTTCGAAAATAAATGAGGAAAGGTAACTTAAGCTATTGTATTGTATAT
This is a stretch of genomic DNA from Saccharomyces kudriavzevii IFO 1802 strain IFO1802 genome assembly, chromosome: 4. It encodes these proteins:
- the RXT3 gene encoding Rxt3p (similar to Saccharomyces cerevisiae RXT3 (YDL076C); ancestral locus Anc_4.271), with the protein product MSVSEQDPNRAYRETQSQIYRLQETLLNSARAKNKQEEGRQESNNHFFLGLHEDSQKGKSSAFDMPDVNSHAVLAFTEKHYPNKPRNLGMLYYNRFKEGSFREDCTSYSERRKFPYDLYDSSMPPPFLPAIGVQTTNNIITLKITYEDIQASFDNLESPRTRNNEIWGCDIYSDDSDPILALRHCGFNPVAHPGGPFPKLKRTPVNMANHDDVTGDLPLLKGTPFDVEVKLLLLPTLQKYPSVKRFDIVSREWGSEETVLHDGLSYGIYSIAIRQRLGSDKRHEPNGYIKNLKWT
- the VAM6 gene encoding Vam6p (similar to Saccharomyces cerevisiae VAM6 (YDL077C); ancestral locus Anc_4.274), which codes for MLRAQKLHSLKSSDITAILPTEQSQKLVLAKKNGDVEVYSRDGNTHKLFQVYPDLLQNAKNDPSSPFIENFYFANELSTIFAQCKEILILLSTTNLHEYDRIIDRRGIKHCWLFERSHKNKEEKNTYLIYSTINTTKMRVLVWEGRTYKNMMEASLSYRKETIRSIYPGETGIVLATDLGIYHWPYNKPSLIRIEKTVRNKYPKDMISALTALRDQAEKIIEKSPKKHNRYDIQSLSSMDRMSRKSSVSSLWYRSIGNERGNKIRYIFELEGEDTTPMIIDGTTKKLFRLESMHNKEEPFLIATDHTAFSESNSEFDHIKYLSSHLLMLYNSDTIKFVDYANGFTFLQQKIPEGIKWVKSLSGTYFLVWTLNDEIQLFSYHVDDDSDDNDEESICGDINDPDFNQLWRKVLFYKFFIDSPHSKELCVSEDPEGSLDICAMKLRDLTVMWCLRIFDKFQGYMVQLESSNNSKVLRSKCEELITKDIFDLFIKFWAPPQLVILKVFPSAISSLVSEITGQEHHCLLKETEEIKETYDIPPHLLNRWCLPYLTDTRRHLQNLLSLNQGDESRITWRYRDRKIEQSFDFFLINNHDDVGLKTMLTLIDTVLFKCYLYYNPPMVGPFIRVENHCDSRVIVTELKIRHMFKDLIDFYYKRGNHEEALRFLTGLTDELESDDTDQKQRQKIEHGIKILVIYYLKKLSNPQLDVLFTYTDWLIERHSGSIQEILSSIYFYDSQACNGRDHLKVYEYIKKHEKSLATQYLEFAISTFRLEGNNLHTILIKLYLENLGIPSTRIKLKSLLETTSVYEPRTILKLLNETIENESDRSPTNELNFVKYLKIFPLSRLENHKEAIHILLDEIDDYKAATNYCDDVYQEDSTKGEDILLYLYDKLVSIYDSNGNSKLILGFLQDHGSKLNSVEIYKNLPLDLSLYDIGRVVSQLLKKHSSKKDETGLEKGLLQVELVTTSYKLNDRLSSYGVLSDSHKCPICKKIISNFGTDSISWFTREGRNIITHYNCGKVLQDRFSAQNEKSSKTKQKTLGELMNELNNK
- the RPL31A gene encoding 60S ribosomal protein eL31 (similar to Saccharomyces cerevisiae RPL31A (YDL075W) and RPL31B (YLR406C); ancestral locus Anc_4.270), whose protein sequence is MAGLKDVVTREYTINLHKRLHGVSFKKRAPRAVKEIKKFAKLHMGTDDVRLAPELNQAIWKRGVKGVEYRLRLRISRKRNEEEDAKNPLFSYVEPVLVASAKGLQTVVVEEDA